Proteins from a single region of Lysinibacillus sp. JNUCC-52:
- a CDS encoding THUMP domain-containing class I SAM-dependent RNA methyltransferase encodes MANYKLVATAAMGLEAIVAQEVQALGYETTVENGKVYFEGDETAIARTNLWLRVADRVKIVVGQFPAKSFEQLFESVKALPWEKYLPVDASFPVSGKSVKSKLFSVPDCQAITKKAIVERMKQHYKRLGFLDESGATYKIEVSILKDVATLTIDTSGAGLHKRGYRQAQGEAPLKETLAAALVQISKWNPNRPFVDPFCGSGTIALEAAMYGQNIAPGYNREFISESWPWMKAKIWEAVRDEADSIANYDQPLEIIGSDIDHRMVSIAQENALEAGFGDMITFKQMQARDFTTLLTDGVMIGNPPYGERIGDVEVVEQVIRDLGQVMKNYPTWSVYMLSSMKNFEELYGRQATKKRKLFNGFIETNYYQYWGQKSKRD; translated from the coding sequence ATGGCAAATTATAAATTAGTAGCAACGGCTGCAATGGGCTTAGAAGCGATTGTAGCACAAGAAGTACAGGCTCTCGGTTATGAAACGACAGTCGAAAACGGCAAGGTTTATTTTGAAGGTGACGAAACAGCTATTGCACGCACGAACTTATGGCTACGTGTAGCAGATCGTGTGAAAATTGTCGTAGGACAATTTCCTGCAAAGTCTTTTGAGCAACTGTTTGAAAGTGTAAAGGCGTTACCATGGGAAAAATATTTACCAGTAGACGCATCATTTCCTGTGTCAGGAAAATCGGTAAAGTCTAAATTATTTAGTGTGCCAGATTGCCAAGCCATTACGAAAAAAGCAATTGTAGAACGCATGAAGCAGCATTACAAACGTCTTGGATTTTTAGATGAATCTGGTGCAACTTATAAAATTGAAGTTTCAATTTTAAAAGATGTGGCTACACTTACCATTGATACTTCTGGCGCTGGCCTACATAAGCGTGGCTACCGACAAGCTCAAGGGGAAGCACCGTTAAAAGAAACTTTAGCCGCAGCACTTGTTCAGATTTCAAAATGGAATCCGAATCGACCGTTTGTAGATCCATTTTGTGGGTCAGGTACGATTGCGCTAGAAGCAGCAATGTACGGACAAAATATCGCACCAGGCTACAACCGTGAATTTATTTCGGAGAGCTGGCCTTGGATGAAAGCGAAAATTTGGGAAGCGGTTCGAGATGAAGCAGATAGCATAGCCAATTACGATCAACCACTGGAGATAATTGGTTCAGATATTGATCATCGCATGGTAAGCATTGCGCAAGAAAATGCTCTTGAAGCAGGTTTTGGGGACATGATTACGTTCAAACAAATGCAAGCTCGTGACTTTACAACACTGCTTACAGATGGCGTTATGATTGGGAATCCGCCATACGGTGAACGTATTGGTGATGTAGAAGTTGTGGAGCAGGTCATTCGTGATTTAGGACAAGTCATGAAAAACTATCCAACTTGGTCAGTGTACATGCTGTCCTCCATGAAAAACTTTGAAGAATTGTACGGTCGTCAAGCGACGAAAAAACGTAAGTTATTCAATGGTTTTATTGAAACGAATTATTATCAATACTGGGGACAAAAGTCTAAAAGAGACTAA